From Microbacterium sp. LWH11-1.2, one genomic window encodes:
- a CDS encoding DNA topoisomerase IV subunit A codes for MPKTPPPEPVEERIQDIDLGSEMQGSFLEYAYSVIYSRALPDARDGLKPVQRRILYQMAEMGLRPDRGHVKSARVVGEVMGKLHPHGDTAIYDALVRLAQEWALRVPLVDGHGNFGSLDDGPAAARYTEARLAAPAMALTENLDEDVVDFIPNYDGQFQQPAVLPAAFPNLLVNGASGIAVGMATNMAPHNLIEVVAAATHLLENPDATTEELMEFVPGPDFPSGGILMGLDGVKDAYTNGRGALKVRGKVSVEPLGPRRTGIIVSELPYMVGPERLIEKIRDAVQAKKLQGISDVTDLTDRNHGLRVAIGIKTGFDPNAVLDQLYRLTPLEDSFSINNVALVDGQPRTLGLKEMLSVYVGHRLEVITRRSRYRLARREERLHLVEGLLIAILDIDEVIQVIRSSDDSEQARTRLRSVFDLSELQAEYILELRLRRLTKFSRIELEAERDSLLAEIAALRELLESPVLLRAVVARELDAAADAYGTPRRTLLMNAAPPKPRATKGSVDLQIADAPTVLVLSTTGRAVRVDLVEGQELSVPARRSKHDAILTTVETTVRAELGALTSAGRVMRFSPVDLPSVPATSVQLAAGTPLRDYLGLLSKNERIIGFVRFDSETPIALGTAQGTVKRIVPASLPVRPELEVIGMKPGDTVVGAAEAADDAELVFVTTDAQLLHFAASSVRPQGAPAGGMAGVKLSAGASVLFFGVVAAGSDAVVATVSGGDSILPGTDPGRAKVSAFTEYPAKGRATGGVRAHSFLKGEDRLTVAWVGPNPAQAVDPTGAVRKLPEPGARRDASGQPIDGVIGSIGRTIV; via the coding sequence ATGCCGAAAACCCCGCCGCCCGAGCCCGTCGAGGAACGCATCCAGGACATCGACCTCGGAAGCGAGATGCAGGGCTCGTTCCTCGAGTACGCGTACTCGGTGATCTACTCGCGCGCCCTGCCCGACGCGCGCGACGGTCTGAAGCCCGTGCAGCGCCGCATCCTGTACCAGATGGCCGAGATGGGCCTGCGTCCCGATCGCGGCCACGTCAAGAGCGCCCGTGTCGTCGGCGAGGTCATGGGAAAGCTGCACCCCCACGGCGACACCGCGATCTACGACGCCCTCGTGCGGCTCGCCCAGGAGTGGGCGCTGCGCGTGCCGCTGGTCGACGGGCACGGCAACTTCGGCTCGCTCGACGACGGCCCGGCCGCCGCGCGATACACCGAGGCCCGCCTCGCAGCCCCCGCGATGGCTCTGACCGAGAACCTCGACGAGGACGTCGTCGACTTCATCCCGAACTACGACGGGCAGTTCCAGCAGCCGGCGGTGCTGCCGGCGGCCTTCCCGAACCTCCTCGTCAACGGCGCCAGCGGCATCGCCGTCGGCATGGCGACCAACATGGCGCCGCACAACCTCATCGAGGTCGTCGCCGCCGCGACGCACCTGCTCGAGAACCCGGATGCCACCACCGAGGAGCTCATGGAGTTCGTCCCGGGTCCGGACTTCCCGTCCGGCGGCATCCTGATGGGCCTCGACGGCGTCAAGGACGCGTACACGAACGGCCGAGGCGCGCTCAAGGTGCGCGGCAAGGTCTCGGTCGAGCCGCTCGGTCCGCGGCGGACCGGCATCATCGTCTCGGAGCTGCCCTACATGGTCGGCCCGGAGCGCCTCATCGAGAAGATCCGCGACGCGGTCCAGGCGAAGAAGCTGCAGGGGATCAGCGACGTCACCGACCTCACCGACCGCAACCACGGACTGCGCGTCGCGATCGGCATCAAGACCGGCTTCGACCCCAACGCCGTCCTCGATCAGCTCTACCGGCTGACGCCGCTGGAGGACTCCTTCAGCATCAACAACGTCGCCCTCGTCGACGGGCAGCCGCGCACGCTCGGCCTCAAGGAGATGCTGAGCGTCTACGTCGGGCACCGTCTCGAGGTCATCACGCGTCGCAGCCGCTACCGTCTGGCGCGCCGCGAGGAGCGACTGCACCTGGTCGAGGGACTTCTCATCGCGATCCTCGACATCGACGAGGTCATCCAGGTCATCCGCTCGTCCGACGACTCCGAGCAGGCCCGCACCCGGCTGCGCTCGGTGTTCGATCTGAGCGAGCTGCAGGCGGAGTACATCCTCGAGCTGCGCCTGCGTCGACTCACCAAGTTCTCCCGCATCGAGCTGGAGGCGGAGCGGGACTCCCTGCTCGCGGAGATCGCCGCGCTGCGCGAACTGCTGGAGAGCCCGGTGCTCCTCCGAGCGGTCGTCGCCCGGGAGCTCGATGCCGCCGCCGATGCCTACGGCACCCCGCGTCGCACCCTCCTCATGAACGCCGCTCCCCCGAAGCCGCGCGCCACGAAGGGATCGGTCGATCTGCAGATCGCCGACGCCCCGACCGTGCTCGTGCTCTCCACGACCGGCCGCGCCGTGCGCGTCGATCTCGTCGAGGGGCAGGAGCTGAGTGTTCCGGCCCGTCGGAGCAAGCACGACGCGATCCTGACGACCGTCGAGACGACGGTGCGCGCGGAGCTCGGCGCGCTGACCAGCGCAGGGCGTGTCATGCGCTTCTCCCCCGTCGACCTGCCGTCCGTGCCGGCGACATCGGTGCAGCTCGCGGCGGGGACGCCTCTGCGCGACTATCTCGGCCTCCTGTCGAAGAACGAGCGGATCATCGGCTTCGTGCGCTTCGACAGCGAGACGCCGATCGCGCTCGGCACGGCTCAGGGCACCGTGAAGCGGATCGTCCCGGCATCCCTCCCGGTCCGCCCGGAGCTCGAGGTCATCGGCATGAAGCCCGGTGACACGGTGGTCGGTGCGGCGGAGGCAGCGGACGATGCCGAGCTCGTCTTCGTGACGACCGATGCGCAGCTGCTGCACTTCGCGGCGTCCTCGGTCCGTCCGCAGGGTGCCCCTGCCGGCGGAATGGCGGGCGTCAAGCTCTCCGCCGGTGCCTCCGTCCTCTTCTTCGGCGTGGTCGCCGCGGGCTCCGACGCGGTCGTCGCGACGGTCTCGGGCGGCGACAGCATCCTGCCGGGCACCGACCCCGGTCGGGCCAAGGTCTCGGCGTTCACCGAGTACCCGGCGAAGGGACGCGCGACCGGCGGCGTTCGGGCGCACTCGTTCCTGAAGGGCGAGGACCGTCTCACGGTCGCCTGGGTCGGGCCGAACCCCGCGCAGGCCGTCGACCCGACCGGCGCGGTGCGCAAGCTCCCCGAGCCCGGCGCACGTCGTGACGCCTCCGGTCAGCCGATCGACGGGGTCATCGGCAGCATCGGCCGCACGATCGTCTGA